The DNA sequence CGCTTGACCTCACCTACCTCTTCATCTCGCATGACCTCAATGTGATACGGCACATGAGCGACGCGGTGGCCGTGCTCTATCTCGGGCGTGTGATGGAATACGCCTCGGCGGAAGAGCTCTTCTCAAAGCCCGCCCATCCGTACACGGAGCTCCTCCTTGCCTCATCGTTCTCCGTCGAAGGGGTGCGCCCCTCGGTGGACATTACCGACGACATCTCGAAGGAAATGCCCGGGGACACGCCGGAGAACGGCTGCGTGTTCTATCCGCGCTGCCCGAAGCGTACGGATGCGTGCCTTTCCGCCGTTCCGCGCGCCGAATTGAGCGGTACCCATTACGCATACTGCACGAGTCCTGCCCGATGAGATACATCGGTGCGCTCATCATCGCCCTCGTGATGCCCGCCGCTCTTTGTGCGGATGAGATCGATGACGCACGGAAACTTCTCGCCGCCGGGAAAACGAACGAGGCGTCGATAGCGATGCGCCGCTTTCTCGTACGCAATCCCGTCGATGTTCGCCGGGCGGATGCCGCCTTCATACTCGCGGAAACGGAACAGGAATATTTTCCCGCAATACTCGCCTATCGCTCCGTGTACGACGGCTATCCGGACTATGCGCGCCGCGATGAGGTGAGCTATCGCATCGGCGTGCTCTATCGGCTCCATGGGAACCATACCGAGGCATCGCGATGGTTCACGGTAACGGCGTCGTTCACCAATTCCTCGTACCGCACGCGATCGCTCCTCGCCTCCGCCGCGGCGGAAACGGCGCGCGAGTCGTACGACACGGCGTTAGCCGCCTATGAGGCCATTGTCCGGGAATACGAGGGCGTCCGCGATGCAGCGTATTACGAAGCGGCGGCCGGCATGGGGCACGCGCTCTTCGGGCAATCGCGATTCGACCGCGCACGGGAGAAATATCTTGAGGTGGTACGCGCCAACGCCCCCATCGCCGACCGCCCGTTCGTCATCTACCGCATCGCGCTCTGCCACGAGAACATGGGCGAGCTTGACCGCGCTGCCGAGGAATATCGCTCGGTCGTTTCGGGGTATCCCTCATCGTATGCGGCTACGCTCGCGCGTCAGCGCATCAAGCAGCTCCCCGCGCAGAAGGCCGCCGTACCGACGAATACCGCTTCGGTGAAGGAGACCGCGACGAACATACCGGCGACGAATGCCGCTGTTCAGTCAACGAATGTGCCGCAGCGTCCATACGCGACCTATCAGACGGGGCTGTTCCAGAAAGAGGCATCGGCGGTGACCCTCCGCGACTTCATACGGTCGATGGGGTATGCGGCGTATATCGTAAAGGACACGAAGAACAACGCGGAGATATTCCGCGTGCGCATCGATGTGCCCGACGAACGGGCGATGAACGCCATGAAGGGATCGCTTACCCGCGAGAACATACCGTTCTTCAAGACAGGAAAATAGGAGGCACTATGAAAGCGCTCATGCTCAGGATCGTGAATCTCCTGCTGTTCTTCACGCTCATCGTGCAGCTTTCGACGGTGCTGCTGTTCAAGGTGTTCACCCTCTATCAGACGGTGAGCGAGATACATGAGATAGCAGGCTATGTGATGGGGGGGCTTCTCCTTCTCCATATCGTGCTCAACTGGCCATGGATACGTGCACAGCTTATGCGAAGCAAAAAATAATTCCCCCTCGACGGTCCGCCATGCCTCCTCAGGGCGCTGTAGTTTATCCCTCCATCTTCCGATAATGTATCCGAAGTATCATTATTGAGGACAAGCGCCGTGAAAGACAATCTGCCGGTAGTACTCGCCATCGACGATGAGCATACGATACGCGACCTCATCCGCTATACCCTTGAACCGGAAAAGATGATCGTGCTCACCGCGGAGAACGGCAAGGCGGGACTCCATATCCTCGAGACCGAACCTGTCGACGTCATCATCACCGACCTCCTCATGCCGCTCATGACGGGACTCGAATTCCTCCGCGAGATAAAGAACCGCAAAAGCACCGTACCGGTGATAATCATAACCGCCTACGGCAACATCGATATGGCGAAGCAGATACTCTCCGAGGGCGTGTTCAAGCTCCTTGAAAAGCCCCTCGATTTCAGCGTGCTCGTTCCCATCGTGAAGGACGCGCTCACGAACCCGAAGAAAAAGAAATAATCACGCTTCCGCTGCAATACGCTTACGGTATTCCCGCGGCGATAGCCCCGTGAACTTACGGAACGTTTTCGTGAACTGCGCGACGTCCGAGAAGCCGACCGCAAAGGCGATGTCGCCGAGCGCGGCGTCGGTATGCGCTATCATCACCTTGGCTTTGCCGATGCGAATGCGTCCGAGAAAATCCGCGAAGCCGGCGGGATACGCATGGGTGAAACGACGCGAGAGCTGCGATACGCTCTCGTTCAGATGCTCCGCGATCATCGCAAGCGTCACCTTTTCGGCGTAATGCGCTTCGAGATAGTTCATCGTACGGACATAGTCGAATACCGGCGCAGCTACCCCCGACGTTGCAAGCGCGGCGAAGAACGGTTCAAGCGCGAAAAGGGCACCGATGCGCGATATCGCATCATTCGCGGAGAGTGAGCGCAGCGCGCGGAGGAACGCGGTGTCAACCGTCTGCAGCGGAACGAATGAATAGAACCTCGTGATGAACGGCCGCGCGAGGCGTTCAAGCACGGACCCGCGTACGATATCGGAGAGGACCGCGGGGTCGATGCGGAGTATGAGATGCCGCTCACGGTCGCGCTCGATGCGGTAGGAGTGTATCGCATACGGGCGTATGATGATGAGCTTGTTCGGGCCGAAGCGGTATCGCTCGCCGTCTATGGTCACACTGCCGGAGTCGTTCTCGAAATGCACTATCTCCACCGAGGGATGGAAATGCGGTTTCACTTCGCGGCCATGTTTCGGTGTTACGCGCACGTACATGCGCATGGGGTATTCGGCGCTGAAGCTCATGTCCTCAGCGTACAATCCGCGGATCGCTTCCGGCAATTGTCGTCCCATCGATCACCTCACTACCATTGCTGCTTCCCGTTCACGTGCTCCCCAAAACCGATAGAACATCATCGAACGAATCGATGATGATATCCGCACCACTGAGCATTGCACGCGGGAGGTTTGTCGCGACAGCACACGTGTACACCCCCGCCGCTTTCGCCGCAATAATCCCGGCGATGGAATCCTCGACAGCGATACATCGAACGGGCGGCAGCGACAGCATCTCGCATGCGCGCTGATATATATCGGGTGCGGGTTTGAGCGCTTTTACATCATCGCCCGTGACGTAGAACGTGACGAAGGGATCGATGCCGGTGCGCCTCGCGACATCGGCGACGAACGAGCGTTCGCTGTTCGACGCACAGGCAACAGGAATTCCCATGGACTCCAACCGCGAGAGCGTATCGATAACGCGGGGGAACGGGACTATCTTTTCATAGAAGAGTGCGAGATCGCGGCGGTGGCGGTCGAGGAATGCATCGACGGTGAACGGCAGCGAGAACCGCTCGATGAGCTCGCGCGCCTCATCCGCATCGGGAACGCCGATGAACGCGGCATAATCGACCTCTTCCGTAACGCCGGTATCGCGTATGGTCTTTTCCCATGCATGGATATGGCACGGCTCGGAATTGACGAGCGTACCGTCGAAGTCGCTTATGATGGCGCTGAATCGCTTCATGGGAATTCAATATTGACAACACAATATTTTTGGGTTATACTATCGCCAATCCGTCTAGCGGAGTTGGATGGCCAGTGGCTATCGGGATGCGCCCGAAAGGGCGTTTTCTTTTTGTTGTTACGGCAGGATTTTTTTACCATACCCTTCAATCCTACCCTGCTGTGACTTGAGATACTTTTCTTCCCTGAGAATTTCACATATTAAATTTGCAAATATCTCTCGAGAATCATCAATCAATTTATGATCCAACAATACCTCCCGCCGGGAAGGATGCGCGAGAATATCCGCCAGTTGCAGCCCGGCGCTGTTTGCGGTTTTGGGCTTTACTTTCAATTCTTTTGAGGTCAGCCGTGCCTGCCAACGTTCCGCGGGAATGTGATCGGTTCCATTTTCATACAAACGACGGAATGAATCCATCAACTTCTGATCCTCAAAACGCCCCCGACTTTCTACCATAACATCCCCTCGGTAATTGCCGTAGTGCAAAAATAAAACGAAACGCTCGAGCAATACTTCGAGACAATAATGATAGGGATGATGCCTCCAGACAACATATTGTTCCCTGTGCGCCCGCTTATCGATGAGCACCGTGATCACATGGAATCTCCACCGGCGCAAAGCGTCAAGAATTGCCGCATTGAATTGATCTTTCAGAATCGGATCACGAAGCGCTTCAAATGGCGGCCGGCAATTTATCATGTCCGCACGGTGCAATATAACCGGTATT is a window from the Spirochaetota bacterium genome containing:
- a CDS encoding HAD family phosphatase, which produces MKRFSAIISDFDGTLVNSEPCHIHAWEKTIRDTGVTEEVDYAAFIGVPDADEARELIERFSLPFTVDAFLDRHRRDLALFYEKIVPFPRVIDTLSRLESMGIPVACASNSERSFVADVARRTGIDPFVTFYVTGDDVKALKPAPDIYQRACEMLSLPPVRCIAVEDSIAGIIAAKAAGVYTCAVATNLPRAMLSGADIIIDSFDDVLSVLGST
- a CDS encoding tetratricopeptide repeat protein → MRYIGALIIALVMPAALCADEIDDARKLLAAGKTNEASIAMRRFLVRNPVDVRRADAAFILAETEQEYFPAILAYRSVYDGYPDYARRDEVSYRIGVLYRLHGNHTEASRWFTVTASFTNSSYRTRSLLASAAAETARESYDTALAAYEAIVREYEGVRDAAYYEAAAGMGHALFGQSRFDRAREKYLEVVRANAPIADRPFVIYRIALCHENMGELDRAAEEYRSVVSGYPSSYAATLARQRIKQLPAQKAAVPTNTASVKETATNIPATNAAVQSTNVPQRPYATYQTGLFQKEASAVTLRDFIRSMGYAAYIVKDTKNNAEIFRVRIDVPDERAMNAMKGSLTRENIPFFKTGK
- a CDS encoding response regulator, coding for MKDNLPVVLAIDDEHTIRDLIRYTLEPEKMIVLTAENGKAGLHILETEPVDVIITDLLMPLMTGLEFLREIKNRKSTVPVIIITAYGNIDMAKQILSEGVFKLLEKPLDFSVLVPIVKDALTNPKKKK
- a CDS encoding DUF3800 domain-containing protein, with the protein product MSLYRIYIDETGNHDMTHTEDQNERFLALTGVIIESEYNVNILSGELESIKRRFFQKDPEIPVILHRADMINCRPPFEALRDPILKDQFNAAILDALRRWRFHVITVLIDKRAHREQYVVWRHHPYHYCLEVLLERFVLFLHYGNYRGDVMVESRGRFEDQKLMDSFRRLYENGTDHIPAERWQARLTSKELKVKPKTANSAGLQLADILAHPSRREVLLDHKLIDDSREIFANLICEILREEKYLKSQQGRIEGYGKKILP
- a CDS encoding AraC family transcriptional regulator codes for the protein MGRQLPEAIRGLYAEDMSFSAEYPMRMYVRVTPKHGREVKPHFHPSVEIVHFENDSGSVTIDGERYRFGPNKLIIIRPYAIHSYRIERDRERHLILRIDPAVLSDIVRGSVLERLARPFITRFYSFVPLQTVDTAFLRALRSLSANDAISRIGALFALEPFFAALATSGVAAPVFDYVRTMNYLEAHYAEKVTLAMIAEHLNESVSQLSRRFTHAYPAGFADFLGRIRIGKAKVMIAHTDAALGDIAFAVGFSDVAQFTKTFRKFTGLSPREYRKRIAAEA
- a CDS encoding DUF4405 domain-containing protein — translated: MKALMLRIVNLLLFFTLIVQLSTVLLFKVFTLYQTVSEIHEIAGYVMGGLLLLHIVLNWPWIRAQLMRSKK